GAACGGTTATAGTAGCCTACACACCTGAAGCATGGGAAGAGAAAGAAAAGGCAATGTTGATGAACCTGGCAACATAAGGATCTACTTACCTTTACCCTGGTTGGCCCTGATGCTTGGCCTAACTTTTTCAGCACCCTTACCCTTGTTTCTAAGCCCTCTTCCCTTCTTACCTGCTGATGTAAGTCCTCTAAATACCCTACCCTTGTGGTGCTTAAGTGCTATCCAGGCTATCTTAGGATCGCTCTTTATAACTGGGTGGTGGGGATCTACGAGGATCACTTCAAACCACTTATACATACCGTCTTCTCCAACCCAATAGGAGTTTAGAACTTCAAGGTTTGGAAACTTCCTTGCGGCCTTCTCCTCGGCTATCCATTGGAGGCTCTTCTTTGGAGAGTACTTAACCATACCCATCTTACTTGGCTTCCTTCCGCCCTTCCACCTGGGCCTCTTCCTTCCTCCCCTTCTTACCCTTACTCTCACTATTACATAACCCTGCTTTGCCTGGTAGCCCAAAGCTCTTGCCCTGTCAAGCCTCGTTGGTCTCTCGATTCTAACAACAACGGGTTCTCTTCTCCACTTTATCATCCTCTGCTTGAGTAATTGACCCACATAGCTCTTTTTTGGGCTCTTCCAAGCTTCCCTAATGTATTTGTACATCCCCATCCCTTTTCCCTCCTGTTTGTGGTTCTCCCAACTCGGGAACATCCCGCGGGTTTACCCCGCCAAGTTCGGGCGATGTTGGATGGAGAATTTTTAAGGGTTTTGGTGCTTTAGGCATCCACATAATCTTTGTTCAGGTCTTATTTATAACTATCTTTACAACTTTGAATTACATACAAAACGAGTTCTAATCTACTGACAATAGTAGTCAACTAATTATACCATAAGACTATTATATACGTGGCTATGCTTGGAAGTATTTGGTGATTTTAATGAAAAGGTTAATGGGAGTAATAATATTAGTTTTGTTAGTTGGATCAACACTTAGTGTAATATCCGCCAACACATTTGTGGTTGCACAGGCTACAGAGGATCCATATAATATGTTCTGGGAAATTTTAAGTAAGGAGGCAGAGCTGGTAGTTGAGGCAAATAGAACTGGTAACATCACAATAATAAAGGAACTAATTAGAAATTCCCAACTTGGAGCGGAGAATGCAGCAAATCTCTCAGCTTTAATATGGATTTCAATAGAAGAGCTTAAGAAAACGGGAGTTAAGCTATATTACACTGAGGCTGAACTAAAAGAAATGGCAAATGAGATAAAAGAAAATGGACTACCAGAAGAAACAAAAAGCGTACTAAGGGAGCAGGGGTGGAACGAGGAGGAGATTAAGTCTTTGGAAGATTATATAGTCAGGCATTCTGATGATATAAAAGGAGATTTCAACATGACTGAATTTCTTGAAGATTTAAGTCTCGCCTTTGTGGAAGTAGGATATAAGTATAATAAATATGAAGCTTGGGCTCTTAAGAGGGCAAGATGGACAAATTCCTTGACACCTCCAAGTCTTTCCGGGGACACCAAGATGATAAATCCTCTATTTTATGATATATGGCTTCAGCTTTATAGAGAGTACAACTCTCAGAACTTTGATAATGCCGAAACACTTATCAAAAAACTAAAACGAGCAACATACCTCCTATTATTTGAAAAAAGGGTAGAGACACCTTCTGGAGAATATGTGCTTATATCACCAACATATAAGCTGATATCCCTTAACTGGACGAAAGATGAGGGCGTTGTGTTTACAGTAATAAAAATTGGATCAGGAGTCGGTATTAGGGAGACCTATTATTGGCCAAATGCGTTAAAAGCTTATGAATTGATGGGAAATGTGTATACTCTAGTAAAATCGATAAATTTGGGAAATACTAATCCAACTCTTAGAAGAATGCTAAATCAAAAAATGGCAGAACTTGGAGATGCCCTGAATGTATATGTAATTTACAGGGAAATAATTAAAAGACCCATCTACTATATCTCTATCTCTTCTCCTATCAGAAATAATATCGGTTCCGTACCTCTTGATAGAAGAGCTCAAAGAACATCTAGTGAACCAGACGAAATAGAGAAAGTTGCATCTGGCGAGTATTCTATTGGCAAACTAGTGATAAAGGATGTCCAAGTTTTAACAAAGAAAATTGATAACGGCAGAATAAGCTACAATGTCAAGATAGTACTGGTGGCAGAAAGCAATATTGTCAAGAATATAAGAGTTGAGATTAAAGATAGCAGTGGAGACAAAGATGAAAAATATATCGATATAATATATCCCCAGGATGGAGAAACTTCAATAGTAAGCAAGGAATTTACCCTGAATATTCCAGATAACTCTAAGAAAATTAGAATCTCAGGTAATGTCATGGTGACCTATACGCCCGGGTGTGGTAATCTTCCAACCTCTATAAAAGACCTAGCCGCGTGTCAAGATAGGACAACGACACGGGAATATTCAGAGATTATAGATATCTCGAGAGATCCAGAGATAGAGTATGACAAAGTTAAATTTGAGGTAGTTCCCTCTCCAAGCACAGTTGAAGAAGGAAAAACAGTTCTATTCAAAATTAAAGTAAAGAATGACAACTCTCAAGGATTTACAGCAAGGTATTCATTAAACATTAGACTCCCAGAAGGAGAAAAATCCTGCTCTGGAGAAATATTTATTCCAGGAAATGGAGAATTCGAAAAAGGAACTTGCAAAATTAATTATTCAAAACCTGGAACCTACGGATATCTTGGGGAGCTTTCTTATAAGAATTACATATGGGATTACAAAGGATATATAACCGTAATTAGAGAGAGTCCTAAAGGTACAATAAGGATAAATAGTATTCTATGGGAGCCCGAGGTTCCAAAAGTGAATAGACAAGTTAATTTCAAGGTCGAGGTCAAGAATGAATACGACACCAGCAAAACTCTGCTCGTAAAACTTTTCATCGATGGAAAAGAGATTGATAGTGCTCAAAAGGTTGTCAGTGGCAACTCTGCAGAGGAATTCTCTCTCACCTGGGTACCGTCAACTTCTGGGGAGCATGATGTTTTGGTAAAGGTCTATGAGGTCATTGGCAACCAGAAGCTCCAGAGGGCTGAGAGGCGGGATACCGTGGCAGTAGTTTCAGGGAGGGAAGGATTTTTACCTAAGCTTGAGGCATTTCCTCAAGAGCTTGAGGGTGGTGGTGAGGTCACCTTCCTAGTTGAGGTCTGGAATTATAACAGTGATAGGATTAATCTTAAGGGCTTTTGTGAGCGATGAAGATGGGGCAATAGTCAAGGATATTGATTGGACTGGGATTCCAGCGAACGCTCAGGATTATACGGTAACAGCATTACCCTAACAGTATATGGCGTGGGTAACCACACTTTCAAGCTATTCCTCGACAACTATGATGGGGAACCTAACGGGAAAGGGGAAGAACACTGGAGCGAGGTGAGGGTTGAGGTGAAACCAATGAACGGGACAGAACTCAAGCAAATTAGCTTTGAGTGCAGTGACTTGTACTTTGACTTTAGGGATTATGCTTACAGAGCAACTCTATCATGCAGGGTCTATCTTTATAACCCTGCCAGTATAAAGGCTAAGGTCAAGGATATTGCTGTCTTGGAGTACTCTCTTGGGGAGTTGGAGGATGTGCCGGCAGGTAGCTTGGGTACGGGTAAGTGGAGCATTAACCCGAGTTCATTCACTTTATCCCCACAAGAAACCAAAATCATTACCTTCAACCTACCCCTAGAGATTAGTTCGCAAATTCCAATTAGCGGAGCAGACGCTACAGAAGTCGTCCTACAGTACGGGAGGTACGTATCTGTGGAGTTCAACTATACCCTCGGTTACGCCTACGATGAAGACACATGGATACACTTCTCAGGGAGCGTATACGGCAATGTTCTGGTGAAAATGGACACAAAAACCATTGCAGCGGATTACATGCTTACAGTGGCAATGGCTTACCTGTCAGCTTGGACCCTGATAAAAGCCCCAGGTAAGGTAAAGATTGGAAAAGTTGAGTTTAATCCAGCAGGAATTTTAATTGGAGTAATCTTATACAAAGTTAAGGAGTACATATTAGAACTCACTTGAGGTGATTAATCATGAGGGCTGGGAAGGGTTTACATCCCATGCTTGCCTTTTCCTTTATTCTTGTTGGAATTTACATTGGATGGGACATAATGAATCGCTTAAACTGGACTATGGGGTTCATTGTCACAGGGGTAACATTATTCTCGCTTTTGGTGTTAATAACCAGAGGTGCCCAGAGAAGAGACGTGTTGTCACTGTCTATTGTCGCTTTTATCATGCCAACTTTTCCTGTTTTGGTGAATGGAGGCCTTATGGGATTTATTGCCAGCCTGCTGATAACTGCAGGAACGGTCGTTGTGTTTATATGGGTTAGAGAAGTTGCCTATGATAACAAAAAAGTATGGACTATTTTTAAGACCATTTTCTTATTGGCCGCAGGGTTCTTCCTACTTCAGGGCAGTCCTCAGTCTGTGATTCAGTCCCTAGTTGTGGGTATTTTTACAACTGGAATTATACTCATAATTGTCATCATATTGAGAAAAACTTAAATCTTTGGAGGGCTGTACATCGGAAATCATACGATTCATTTGGAATGCGTTCATAAAACCTGCAATATTAGAACACACATGAGGGGGTTCCTATGGCCTTGTGTTCGAAATATTGGTATTCACACATACTCCTTTTTGCATTTATTGTTGTAGAATCTTGGAAATACGATATTAAGAGTGGAATTACCTCTCTTGTTGGAATAGTTTTTGGCTTAATCATTGTATTGGCCGTGGATCTATTGGTGAGAAAGCTTGGCAGGCACGTTTATAAGGGCATTTATTACAGGTTGGGAGCTGATATTATGTATGAGTTCTTGCTTGGAAAGAGGGGAAAAGTAAAGCAATTTTTCTCTATTTTTTATCTTAATTCAACTCCCCTCTTTATGCTCAATGCATATTCTTCAAATACCCAATTTTGGCTTTTTATTGTCCCCATAAGTGCAATAACAACTATAATTGTTTACTGTGCATTCCAAGAGAAGAACACTGGAGCGAGGTGGGGGTGGAAGTGAAGCCGATGGATGGGACGGGGTTGAAACAGGTGGGCTTTGAGTGCGATGACGTTTACTTTGACTTTAAGAATGGGGAATATATCGCTCCAATAACATGCAAAGCCATCTTGTATAATCCCTACTCAGAAGATGCTTCAATTACGAAAATCACTATGAATGCTCGGGTAGATTCCCAGGATTTGGAAAGAGCTTTATCAGTACCATGGAGTGCCTCGGCACCTGAGGCAATCCCTGCAGGTGGATATGGCACTGTAATCTTTTCAACGACTGCAAAAGTTTACGGTACCCTCGATGGGATAAATCTCATAAAAGATCTGTGGGGACTTTCAACTACGATTATCATACTCTACGATGTACATTGGGAAGGGACAAGTGAAGAAATATCATCGTTCGAGGGTTCTGACATCGTGACAATCCATGCAGATTGGAATGATGTGGTCCTTGACTACGGAGGAGATGCCCTGATTGCAATAGCTCTTGCATATTATGCACCAGAAGCTGTTATAGTCTCTGCAACTGGTTGGAAAGGCGCTGCAAAAAAGGCTGGAGTATCTATTCTTGCGGCTTTCTTGTTGAATGAAGCCAAAAACTGGATTATAACAAACTGGTCGTGAGGTGATATCATGGAGAAATACGTAAGATTTCTTTACCTTTTTCCACTTTTACTGGCAGTTGGAGCAACTGGTCATGTAGTTTCATTTGATGATACTATTCTAATACTCCTTTACAACTTATTTCTAGCTCTGGTTATGACAGGAGGATTTAAATTGAGGATTTCTCGTCAAAAACCAGTTACAAAACAGGACATACTCACAGTTTCTTTCGCTGGAATTTTGATTCTCAACTTGGGTAAATTTGGACTCTCTCTATTTGGAATGTTGTTATCGATGATGTGGGCTTTAGCATCGGCTCTAATTGTGTATGTCATATTCTTGAAAGTGTCAAAAACACCTCGATAGCATTTGTGGGGTGATATTATGGATGAAGCCCGCGTTCACAATATCCTGACGTTTTATCTTCCAATTTTAATTTTTGGTAGTTTTGTGTATGGATTTCTAAATGGGAATTCTCAGATGTTGATTTATGCTATAGGGTATTTAGTGACTTATTTCGCAATTAGACTTGAAATTCACCACCAGGAGCATAAATGGGGTGCACATAGAGATACAAGATTTGTCAAGGCTCTTGTGATTTCAAATTTAGTTGTGGTTGGTTTTCTATTACCCACAATTCTTGCTCATTCTACAAAGGCAAATTTTAACAGAAATCTCGTGATGTTTTTCATTGCCGGAGCTTTCATATATGCAACAACTTGGAGAATTATTGATAAACTATCCGAAGATAGAGTGGGCATTTTCCTGTTAGTGCTCTCACTCTTAGTCCTCATAAAGACAAAAAGCCTTTTAGAACCCCTACTGTTTGCACTCCTCAGTCTGTGGGCATGTTTGATACTAAAACATAGCTTGGCGGCATATGCCACCAAGGGCCTTTAGGGCACTTGTGAGGTGGTCTGGCAATGAAAATGAGGACAAATATTCTGGGTCTCCTTTTAATTTTCTTCTCTTTGGGATATCAGGCTCTTGAGTTTAGCCCATGGAGCGCTTTAAAAACAATCATTGGAGCACTGTTAGGAATAGCGTTTGTAGGTCTTATCCTCAAGATGGGGAAGAAATTAAATCCAAGCAATTGCTCCCACTGGATAGTCTTACGTGTAATGGGATACCCGACCCTCTCAGGAGCCAAAGGAATATTCCAGCAAATGTTTGATCTGTTTGTTATATACTTTTCCTTTAGTGGGTTACCCAACTTCTCCTTAGTCGCTGATTCCTTTGAATTTTTCCTGACGCTTTTTCCACTAACTATTGGCCTGATAGGGATTACGCGCCAGTGGGCAGAGAAAAATGCCAGAAATTATGAGTTAAAACCGGAAAAGGAGAAGAACACTGGAGCGAGGTGAGGGTGGAGGTGAGGCCCACGAGCAGTATAATTGCGAGTATGGAGTGCAAGCCTAGTGTCGTTGCTCTCGATGGTTCAACAACTTGTACGGTTCATCTTGAGCTGAGGCAACCAGATACGGTCACTTTGAGTCTACAGGAAGTTGACTTTGGGGGTAAGAAGGTGTGGCCTGACGGGCCGAGCAGCGTCACGGTTAATAAGCAAACTGTAACCCTAAGCCCAACAAACATGAGGGAGGACCTAACCGTGACGATAACGATAAACAAGGAGCTAGCGAATTATTACTTTGGAAAGCCCTTCTATAGAACCTACATTGACGAGTTTGCGGACCATTCATACCTAATTGAAGCAAAGTTTAGTGAGATAAGTTATCCAGTCTCTGATGTGATTACGGTGGTGTACAAAGACACGAGAAGTGGGTCAGAGAAGGCAATAGATTATGGTTCAACTGCTGGGGAAATAGCATCTGTGGCATTACTAGTTGTTAAGGGCAGTAATCCCGTGGGCTGGGGCGTGTTCATTTTAACAAGTCTCCCAAAGGCTGGAAAAGCTGTTTCGAAAATCCAGTGGATATTTGAATGGGGGGTGAGTAGATTTCCCGAAGAAAACGACAACAACGCCGTAGTTGGGGGATGAGGCATGGAGATTACCATGGTTATTTCTATTCTTTTATGGGCCATTATAGCTTTACTTGCTGTAATATCTTCCACGAGAAGAGCAACACTCACGTTTGGGGCCATTGCACTGTCTCTTTATCTTGCGGTAAAAACAAACTCCACAAATGCTCTTTGGCCTATTAGTGCATCGTTCCTGTTATGGCTTATGACTGCCATACTGGGCATCAGGAGAAACTTAATAGGTATAATCAAAAAAGACGTCGAGAACAGCGGTGCTCTAGTTTCCCTTCCCTACTTACCTTTATTCGGGATAACGCTCTTTTCATATCCAGTATATGGTGCCATAGGGCTTTTGTTTTGGTTTATCCTTTGGTACTGTTTCAAGAGCATGTGTAGAAACTTAACAGCTTACTGCATCGTGCCCCTTTACTTGCCAACACTCTTGCTTTTGATAGTTTATCAAACGCCTTTCGCATTAACTTATGGGATTGTTACACTATGGCTCCAAAAAGAAATTGAAAAACTTCAAAAAGCAGTTTAGAAAATTTGGATTACACTAACATGTTGGAGGGTGAACTCATGAGACCAAGTGTCAGTACTTCCCTTCCACTTCTTTTCCCCATGCTCCTCATGGTTTCTACATTTCCGATGATAATTAATTCAGGGGGGGAAGATGGGATAGCTGCTGGGGCATTGTTTGCCTCGGCGAGCATGCCGGCAATGATCCTCAGCTACCACTTTGCAAAAAAGTTCGGGGACGATCTAATGTTTGTGCGTGGGGTGTTTCCTATTTTGGGGTTCTACCCGTTTGCATACGCTATAAGAAGTCCCTTTTCGTTGGCTTTGGCTTTTTTAATGCTGTCCATTATTGCACTATCAGCAAGGGAGTTTAAAATACAAAACAGCAAAACCAGCTCTCTCATTTTCGTGTTTTCACTCCTAACTTGTCTTGGATTGCCAACAAATGCCCTGTTAATGGTTGGTCTGGCGTTGCTCTTACCAACATACTATTTCCTGAGGGAAAGAGTGGAACTCCAGTATTTGCTGTCGTACATGATCCTGTGGGGGTTAATAAACTGGCATGAGGGGGCAGATTCGACTCTAATAGGTATGGAAATTATTTTTGGTGCGGGCATATTCCTGTTAATGCACTCTGTAGGAAAAATAATGACAACACACAGTGGTGGGAATGTTGAACCTTTTAGGCCTTGCTGATTCAGAGGAGAACCAGACAAACCAAATTCCAAGGGAGAAGAACACTGGAGCGAGGTGAGGGTGGATGTGAAGCCTCCAAGCATTCAGACTGCATTCATGGAGTGCAGTGATCTAGCACTCTCAGCTAAGAGAGGAGACCTAGTGTTAGACATGTCCTGCGAAGTTTACTTTACTAATCCGACTGATATTGAATGGCACATTACTGACGTGATAACCGAAGCACGTATACTTATATACCCAAGAGATTACACCAGAGTTCACTGATGTCCTACTCACCCCCACAGTTCCTGTGAAGAAAACAGGGAAACTACTAATAAAATTCCATGATACTCTTTGATACTCTTTCAACCAGCGGATTCCTCGGAAAAGGCATTGAGATAACAGATTTGGCAGGAGTTTCAATTCCAGTACAAGTTGATTTCACACTTGAAGTTGATAGTAATACCTAAGTCATTGATTCTCAGGGAAACACATGGAGCTTAAAATACACAGCCTTCGGAAATGCAAAAATTAGAATAGATGTAGATAATGTGAAAAAAGATCTAATTGGGACTAACTGGTGCAGTTGCAGGTGCTATAGTGGGAGCAAAAATTGGGGCCGCTTTGGGTTCAGTAGTTCCAGGAGCCGGAACAATCTCAGGGGCAGTAGTTGGTGGGATCGTTGGTTTTATTGGTGGGTGGTTATTATATGACAAACTTGGCTAGCCATAAGGTGATTGGGAATGGAGAATTATAAAAAATACCTAGCGGGAGGCATACTTGGTATCCTTTTGTCTTTTGCATTAGCGACATACTTAGAACCGCTTAAAGGGCTCTATGTACTCTCAACAAACTCATTGATACTTTTTGTCTGGATGGTTTTAACTGCGCATGGAAGAGGAAAACACCAAGAAGCACTCAGGGTTCAGGCATTTCTCGTTTTCGGATTTTTATCAAGCTTTCTTGTAACACTATTATTGATTGGCACGGTTTATAATCAGTGGGGCTCAGTAGTTGATCTTCTTACAATTTTTGCGGCATTTTCCCTCTTTATCCTAATACTAATTATATTCGAGGGAATAGCAATTCACAAAGGAAAAGAACTTATATATCCCTCAGAGAGCATGAATGTTTTCTGGAGTTTCCAATGGCTTTCCAACCTAAGTCTCGTTCTAAAATCTGATGCTCCACTGAAAACGTTCTTATTAGTTCTTCCAGCTATAATTGGTGGCTACTTAATTTTCAAAGGTCTTGTAAGGGCGAAATTGAGTAATAGAAGACCTGAGTAATGCCAGATGGCAGTTCCAGTGGGTAAGTAGTTACCCACCCACAGTCTTTGATTTTATAGTGGCTGGGCCAGAACGCACCTTTAGACTCCTTTACTTATTGAAAACAAAAATAACTCATAACTCTTTCTAATCACATATCATTGAGAATCCTACACCTTGTCAACGCTTTTATGATTTGGAAGAGGCAGAGTCAAAAACCTTAAATACCCCAACCCAAAATCTTAGCCGATGCCGATGAGGGGGGATCGAGTTCTCCTCCTATGAGGGGATTGTTATCTACGGCATTATGCTTATTTGTCTCTATGACTCTTCTGAAAAATTTCTGGGGGTGTTGAAATGGCAGGATTAAATTTTAAGGCTATTGAGGAAAAGTGGCAGAAAAAGTGGCTTGAGGAGAAAGTTTTTGAACCAGACATAAGGGACAAACCGAAGGAGAAAAAGTTCTTTATAACTGTGGCGTTTCCCTACCTCTCAGGGCATTTGCACGTTGGCCATGCTAGAACTTACACAATACCAGATGTAATTGCTAGATTTAAGAGAATGCAGGGTTACAACGTTTTGTTTCCCATGGGGTGGCACATTACTGGCTCTCCCATAGTGGGTATTGCAGAGAGGATTAAGAATAGAGACCCTAAAACGATCTGGATATACAAGGAAGTCTATAAGGTTCCAGAGGATATTCTGTGGACGTTCGAGGATCCAGTAAATATCGTTAAATATTTCATGAAAGCTGCAAAGGAGACATTCATAAGGGCCGGATTTTCAGTAGACTGGAGCAGAGAGTTCCACACAACGAGTCTCTTCCCACCATTTAGTAAATTCATAGAATGGCAGTTCTACAAGTTGAAGGAAAAGGGATACATTGTTAAAGGGGCCCACAGGGTTAGGTGGGATCCTGTAGTTGGGACTCCCCTGGGAGATCACGATCTAATGGAGGGAGAGGATGTTCCAATTCTTGAGTACGTTATAATCAAGTTCGAGCTTAGGGAGAATGGAGAGGTAGTCTATCTCCCAGCTGCGACCTTGAGACCAGAAACGGTATATGGCGTTACTAATATGTGGATAAACCCAGAGGCGACTTATGTTAAGGCTAGGGTCAAGAGAGGAGGAAGGGAAGAGGTGTGGATAGTTAGTAAGGAAGCTGCGTACAAGCTATCATTCCAGGATAGGGAAATTGAGGTAATTGATGAGTTTAAAGGTGAAAGGCTAATAGGGAAATACGTTAGAAATCCTGTTACTGGAGATGAGGTAATAATACTACCAGCGGAGTTTGTTGACCCAGACAACGCTACTGGAGTCGTCATGAGCGTTCCAGCACATGCTCCGTTTGATCATGTTGCCTTAGAGGATCTGAAGAGAGAGACTGAGATTCTGCTCAAGTATGACATAGACCCCAGGGTGGTTGAGAACATTACATACATCTCTTTAATAAAGCTTGAGGGTTATGGGGACTTTCCTGCCGTTGAAGAGGTCGAAAAACTTGGAATAAAAAGCCAGAAGGATAAAGAAAAGCTTGAGCAGGCAACAAAGACCATATATAAGGCAGAATATCATAAGGGAGTGTTTAAAGTTCCCCCGTATGAAGGCAGGCCCGTTCAAGAGGTTAAGGAACTCGTTGCTAAGGACATGATCGAAAAGGGAATAGCAGAGATAATGTACGAGTTTGCTGACAAAAATGTTATCTCGAGATTTGGAAACAGGGCCGTAATTAAGATAATTCATGACCAGTGGTTCATTGATTATGGCAATCCAGAATGGAAGGAAAAGGCCAGAGAGGCCCTTAAGAGAATGAAGATCCTGCCAGAGACTAGAAGGGCCCAATTCGAGGCGGTTATAGATTGGCTGGACAAGAAGGCTTGTGCTAGAAAGGTTGGTCTCGGAACTCCTCTACCTTGGGATCCGGAGTGGGTGATCGAGAGTTTGAGCGATTCAACTATATACATGGCATACTATACAATAAGCAGGCATATAAACAAGCTAAGGGAAGAAGGGAAGCTTGATCCTGAGAAGCTAACTCCAGAGTTCTTTGACTACATATTCCTAGAGGAATTTAGCGATGAAAGGGAAAGAGAATTGGCTGAAAAAACGGGTATTCCTTCAGAGATCATCCATGAGATGAAAGAGGAGTTTGAGTACTGGTATCCACTGGACTGGCGTTGTTCAGCTAAGGATTTAATACCGAACCACTTAACATTCTTTATATTCAACCACGTGGCGATATTCCCGGAGAAGCACTGGCCCAAAGGAATAGCCGTCAATGGGTTTGGAACACTGGAAGGGCAGAAGATGAGCAAAAGCAAAGGGAATGTGCTAAACTTCATAGATGCAATTGAAGAGAACGGGGCTGATGTAGTTAGGCTGTACATAATGAGTCTCGCCGAGCATGATAGCGATTTTGACTGGAGAAGGAAAGAGGTAGGAAGGCTGAGGAAGCAAGTGGAGAGGTTTTATGAACTTGTGAGTCAGTTTGCTGAATACGAAGTCAAGGAAGGTGTAGAGCTCAAAACGATAGACAGATGGATGTTGCACAGGCTCAATAAGGCAATTAAGAACACTACGGATGCTTTAGAAGAATTTAAGACAAGAACTGCAGTACAATGGGCTTTTTATAGTGTAATGAACGACCTAAGGTGGTATATGAGAAGAACTGAGGGTAGAGACGACGAGGCAAAGAGGTACGTCCTCAGGAAGCTCGCTGATGTGTGGGTTAGACTAATGGCCCCATTCATGCCTCACATCTGTGAAGAACTGTGGGAGAAGCTTGGAGGAAAGGGCTTTGTGAGCTTGGCGAAGTGGCCTGAACCGGAGCCAGAGTGGTGGAATGAGGAGGTTGAAATTGAGGAGGAGTATCTGAAATCCCTAATAGAGGATATAAAGGAGATAATAGAAGTTGCGAAGATAGAGAATCCAAAGAGGGCCTACATATACACTGCCCCAGAATGGAAGTGGAAGGTTTGGGAGATAGTCGCTGAAAAGAGAGATTTCAAGAAGGCTATGAGCGAACTGATGAAGGAGGAGGAGATAAGGAGGCATGGAAAGGAAGTTGCAAAGATAGTGCAAAAGATAATTAAGGACAGGATGTTCGAGGTTAGGAAGATCGATGAAGAAAAAGTTCTGAGAGAAAGCAAAGATTTCATTGAAAAGGAGCTTGGGCTTGAAATAGTGATAAATCCAGAAGAGGACAAGGGTGGAAAGAAGAGGCAGGCAATGCCACTTAAGCCTGCAATTTATGTTGAATAGCTCTCTCCTCTCTACAATTTTTGATTTTCTCTTTGATAATATATTCCATTGATTCTGGGTAGTGATGCTCTATTAGATTCTTCAATGTTCTTGTGAGATTGGTGTAAAACAAATCTGCACTTTCGGCGAATAGCCTGTTCTAAACCTTTGGTTTCCAAATTTCGGGTTTAAAAATGCTTTTTTATCCCAATGAAC
This is a stretch of genomic DNA from Pyrococcus sp. ST04. It encodes these proteins:
- a CDS encoding 50S ribosomal protein L15e, whose product is MGMYKYIREAWKSPKKSYVGQLLKQRMIKWRREPVVVRIERPTRLDRARALGYQAKQGYVIVRVRVRRGGRKRPRWKGGRKPSKMGMVKYSPKKSLQWIAEEKAARKFPNLEVLNSYWVGEDGMYKWFEVILVDPHHPVIKSDPKIAWIALKHHKGRVFRGLTSAGKKGRGLRNKGKGAEKVRPSIRANQGKGK
- a CDS encoding CARDB domain-containing protein is translated as MKRLMGVIILVLLVGSTLSVISANTFVVAQATEDPYNMFWEILSKEAELVVEANRTGNITIIKELIRNSQLGAENAANLSALIWISIEELKKTGVKLYYTEAELKEMANEIKENGLPEETKSVLREQGWNEEEIKSLEDYIVRHSDDIKGDFNMTEFLEDLSLAFVEVGYKYNKYEAWALKRARWTNSLTPPSLSGDTKMINPLFYDIWLQLYREYNSQNFDNAETLIKKLKRATYLLLFEKRVETPSGEYVLISPTYKLISLNWTKDEGVVFTVIKIGSGVGIRETYYWPNALKAYELMGNVYTLVKSINLGNTNPTLRRMLNQKMAELGDALNVYVIYREIIKRPIYYISISSPIRNNIGSVPLDRRAQRTSSEPDEIEKVASGEYSIGKLVIKDVQVLTKKIDNGRISYNVKIVLVAESNIVKNIRVEIKDSSGDKDEKYIDIIYPQDGETSIVSKEFTLNIPDNSKKIRISGNVMVTYTPGCGNLPTSIKDLAACQDRTTTREYSEIIDISRDPEIEYDKVKFEVVPSPSTVEEGKTVLFKIKVKNDNSQGFTARYSLNIRLPEGEKSCSGEIFIPGNGEFEKGTCKINYSKPGTYGYLGELSYKNYIWDYKGYITVIRESPKGTIRINSILWEPEVPKVNRQVNFKVEVKNEYDTSKTLLVKLFIDGKEIDSAQKVVSGNSAEEFSLTWVPSTSGEHDVLVKVYEVIGNQKLQRAERRDTVAVVSGREGFLPKLEAFPQELEGGGEVTFLVEVWNYNSDRINLKGFCER
- the leuS gene encoding leucine--tRNA ligase yields the protein MAGLNFKAIEEKWQKKWLEEKVFEPDIRDKPKEKKFFITVAFPYLSGHLHVGHARTYTIPDVIARFKRMQGYNVLFPMGWHITGSPIVGIAERIKNRDPKTIWIYKEVYKVPEDILWTFEDPVNIVKYFMKAAKETFIRAGFSVDWSREFHTTSLFPPFSKFIEWQFYKLKEKGYIVKGAHRVRWDPVVGTPLGDHDLMEGEDVPILEYVIIKFELRENGEVVYLPAATLRPETVYGVTNMWINPEATYVKARVKRGGREEVWIVSKEAAYKLSFQDREIEVIDEFKGERLIGKYVRNPVTGDEVIILPAEFVDPDNATGVVMSVPAHAPFDHVALEDLKRETEILLKYDIDPRVVENITYISLIKLEGYGDFPAVEEVEKLGIKSQKDKEKLEQATKTIYKAEYHKGVFKVPPYEGRPVQEVKELVAKDMIEKGIAEIMYEFADKNVISRFGNRAVIKIIHDQWFIDYGNPEWKEKAREALKRMKILPETRRAQFEAVIDWLDKKACARKVGLGTPLPWDPEWVIESLSDSTIYMAYYTISRHINKLREEGKLDPEKLTPEFFDYIFLEEFSDERERELAEKTGIPSEIIHEMKEEFEYWYPLDWRCSAKDLIPNHLTFFIFNHVAIFPEKHWPKGIAVNGFGTLEGQKMSKSKGNVLNFIDAIEENGADVVRLYIMSLAEHDSDFDWRRKEVGRLRKQVERFYELVSQFAEYEVKEGVELKTIDRWMLHRLNKAIKNTTDALEEFKTRTAVQWAFYSVMNDLRWYMRRTEGRDDEAKRYVLRKLADVWVRLMAPFMPHICEELWEKLGGKGFVSLAKWPEPEPEWWNEEVEIEEEYLKSLIEDIKEIIEVAKIENPKRAYIYTAPEWKWKVWEIVAEKRDFKKAMSELMKEEEIRRHGKEVAKIVQKIIKDRMFEVRKIDEEKVLRESKDFIEKELGLEIVINPEEDKGGKKRQAMPLKPAIYVE